Within Pseudomonas sp. LBUM920, the genomic segment TGAACGCATTAACCCGTCTTTCGCTGGCCGTCGGCCTGGCTGTGTTGCCCCATGTGGTGCTGGCGGACACCGCGCCGATCAAGCCCAAAGTGATGCTGATCACCATGTTTGCCCCCGAGGCGCAAACCTGGATCGATCGCCTGGAACTCAAGCAGGAAGTGCGCGTGCCCGGCCTGTCCGCCGAATACCCGGTGATCCGCTGCAACACCCAGGACGTGTGCCTGCTGGTCACCGGCATGGGCCAAACCAACGCCGCCGCCTCCACCCTGGCATTGGCCTTGTCGCCCAAGTTCGACCTGCGCCAGAGCTATTTCCTGATTGCCGGGATTGCCGGCATCAGCCCCAAACACGGCACCATCGGCACCGCCGCCTGGGCGCATTACCTGGTGGAGTTCGGCACCCAGTGGGAAATCGACTCGCGCGATGCGCCTAAAGGCTGGCCGACCGGTTACATCGGCATCAACACCAAAGGCCCGAACGAGAAACCGCCGCTGGACTACAAAACCGAAGTGTTTGAGCTCAACCCCAAGCTGCAAGCCAAGGCATTTGCCCTGTCGCACAAGGTTGAGTTGAGCGAAAGCAAGGAATCCACCGCCTGGCGCAAACACTACCCGGCGGCCCCGGCCAATCAGCCGCCGCAAGTGACCCAGTGTGACACCGTGGCGGGCAACACCTGGTTCTCCGGTACACGTCTGAGCGAGCGCGCCGAAGTCTGGACCAAGCTGCTCACCGACAACAAAGGCGAGTACTGCACCACTCAGCAGGAAGACAACTCCACCTATGAAGCCCTGCTGCGCGCCAGCCGCGAAGGGTTGGTGGATATCCAGCGCCTGGCCGTGGTGCGTGCCGGGTCCGATTTCGACCGGCCGTACCCTGGCTACAGCGAAGTGGACAACCTGCTGAAATATGCCGACCAAGGCGGGTTTGTGCCGGCGTTGGAAAACCTGTATCGCACGGGCAATCCGCTGGTACAGGCGATTCTCAAGAACTGGTCCGCCTGGGAAAAAGGCGTCCCCGACGCCTGATACAAATCAAACTGTGGGAGCGGGCTTGCCCGCGATAGCGATCTGTCAGTCCGAGAGTGGTTGACTGATGCGTCGCCATCGCAGGCAAGCCAGCTCCCACATTTTTTCGACCGTGTTAACAATCGTTATGCCGTCGGATGGGCCACATTCAGCGCCTTATCCACCAACAGCTGCACCCCTTCCAGCATCCGGCAGATGCCCAGCGCGACATTACGTTGCGACCCTTCGATTTCAAACGCCATATGGTTAGCAATCTCGCTGATGGACGCCAAATCCTGGGAAGCATTGACCAGCAAGGTTTCCGTGCCCAGATCGGCGCGCACGGTGAAGAGTCCGTCGGCAGCTTCGGGGATGGGTTTTGCGGGGTTGAGGTAGTGGTTGATCGCGCGGTAGGCCACTTCGTGCAGGGTGCTGGTATCGAAGTCTGGTTGGCCTGGGGGATTTGGGCTGTCTTTGATCATGGTCAAGATCCTAAGATTGAGTGGAGCTGCCAACATTCGCGGTCAAGCAAAGAGGGAGGCAGCTGTACGCGGGTTGACCGACCGGCAATCAAAGGAAATCCGGCATACCCGAAGGTATCCCGCGTACAGCCACCGCAACACGATACCTCAGGCGTAAAAAAAACACCTGAAATAGGTTTTTGCCGTAGCAGTACTTCAATTAATCGGACGGTCAAATCCGGCCGCTGAATGGGCAGCGACGGCAGTGAGGTTAGTCAGCGCCCTTCCGAGCGACAACCTGAAACCCTTGTGGGAAACGTCTGATCGAGCGCGCCTCCTGAAGCCCAATGAGGATCAAAATGTGGGAGCGGGCTTGCCCGCGATGGCGGCCTATCAGGTAAAAATTGTTGGCTGACTCACCGCTGTCGCGGCATAGGTTTCTACACATCTTTTTTACGAATTTAGTTCTGTGGGGGTTGCGGGGGCCGCTGGGTACATATCCGTTGTTTGGGTGATGGCGGATATGGGTTCCGCTCTTACAGCGGGTCACTTTTGGAAAAGAGCCCCAAAAGTAACCAAAAGGGCTCTTGCCCCACCACTCGGCACCTCGCTCACGCTTCGGTGTGCCCTCACGCAGGCTTTGGAGCGGGGGCCGCCGCGATGGGCCATCCATGGCCCAGCGCGGCTAAACCGGCGTCCTGCCGGTTTACCCCCGCTCCAAAACCTGCGTTCGGCCAGCGTGGTTTAACGGGGCGCCTAAGATCAAAATCAAGATCAAGGTCTACAGCACGGCGGCCTAGTAG encodes:
- a CDS encoding DUF6124 family protein, whose product is MIKDSPNPPGQPDFDTSTLHEVAYRAINHYLNPAKPIPEAADGLFTVRADLGTETLLVNASQDLASISEIANHMAFEIEGSQRNVALGICRMLEGVQLLVDKALNVAHPTA
- a CDS encoding purine nucleoside permease, coding for MNALTRLSLAVGLAVLPHVVLADTAPIKPKVMLITMFAPEAQTWIDRLELKQEVRVPGLSAEYPVIRCNTQDVCLLVTGMGQTNAAASTLALALSPKFDLRQSYFLIAGIAGISPKHGTIGTAAWAHYLVEFGTQWEIDSRDAPKGWPTGYIGINTKGPNEKPPLDYKTEVFELNPKLQAKAFALSHKVELSESKESTAWRKHYPAAPANQPPQVTQCDTVAGNTWFSGTRLSERAEVWTKLLTDNKGEYCTTQQEDNSTYEALLRASREGLVDIQRLAVVRAGSDFDRPYPGYSEVDNLLKYADQGGFVPALENLYRTGNPLVQAILKNWSAWEKGVPDA